A genomic window from Ruminiclostridium cellulolyticum H10 includes:
- a CDS encoding glucose-1-phosphate adenylyltransferase — MIRKEMIAMLLAGGQGSRLGVLTKNVAKPAVLYGGKYRIIDFSLSNCTNSGIDTVGVLTQYQPLKLNAHIGIGKPWDMDRIDGGVTILSPYLKAEMGEWFKGTANAVYQNIQYIDKYSPHYVIILSGDHIYKMDYSKMLDFHKENHADATISVINVPYEEASRYGIMNCHENGKIYEFEEKPKNPKSTLASMGVYIFTWSTLREYLIKDNECSDSVNDFGKNIIPAMLGDGKSMWAYQYSGYWRDVGTIQAFWESNMDLVSRVPQFNLFDPEWRIYTPNPVKPAHYIASSACVKKSIIAEGCSVHGTVINSILFPGAYIEEGAVIQDSIIMSNSRVCKNAYINRSIISEQAIIGEKARLGEGPDVPNEYKPGIYDSGITVVGEKSSIPADAVIGKNVMIDIGASAVDFTSLNVQSGKSVFKGGVAE; from the coding sequence ATGATTAGGAAAGAAATGATAGCAATGTTGCTGGCCGGAGGGCAGGGAAGCAGGCTGGGCGTCCTTACTAAAAATGTAGCTAAGCCAGCGGTTTTATATGGGGGAAAGTATAGAATAATCGATTTTTCCCTTAGTAACTGTACAAATTCTGGTATTGATACAGTAGGTGTTCTGACCCAATATCAACCTTTAAAGCTCAATGCCCACATCGGTATTGGTAAGCCGTGGGATATGGACAGGATAGACGGAGGAGTAACCATACTTTCACCGTATCTCAAGGCTGAAATGGGAGAATGGTTTAAAGGGACTGCAAATGCGGTTTACCAGAATATACAGTACATTGACAAGTATTCTCCTCATTACGTAATTATTTTGTCCGGTGATCACATCTATAAAATGGACTATTCTAAAATGCTTGATTTCCATAAGGAGAATCATGCCGATGCAACAATTTCAGTTATAAATGTGCCATATGAAGAGGCAAGCAGGTACGGTATTATGAATTGTCATGAAAATGGCAAAATATATGAATTTGAAGAAAAACCCAAAAATCCAAAAAGTACACTTGCATCTATGGGAGTATACATTTTTACGTGGTCAACTCTGAGAGAGTATCTGATAAAGGATAATGAATGCTCCGATTCGGTAAATGACTTCGGAAAAAATATAATCCCCGCAATGCTTGGAGACGGCAAAAGTATGTGGGCATATCAGTATTCCGGCTATTGGAGAGATGTGGGAACGATTCAAGCCTTTTGGGAGTCAAATATGGACTTGGTAAGCAGAGTACCTCAATTTAATCTATTCGATCCCGAATGGAGAATATATACCCCTAATCCGGTCAAACCAGCTCACTATATAGCAAGCTCTGCGTGTGTAAAAAAATCAATAATAGCCGAAGGCTGCTCGGTTCATGGAACCGTTATCAATTCTATTTTATTTCCTGGTGCATATATAGAAGAAGGTGCAGTTATTCAGGATTCTATTATTATGTCAAATTCAAGGGTATGCAAAAACGCATATATAAACAGGTCTATTATCAGCGAACAGGCTATAATAGGTGAAAAAGCAAGGCTTGGAGAAGGGCCCGACGTTCCGAACGAATACAAACCGGGAATTTATGACTCGGGAATTACAGTCGTGGGAGAAAAGTCAAGCATACCCGCAGATGCTGTAATAGGTAAGAACGTCATGATAGATATAGGAGCTTCGGCAGTTGATTTTACATCTTTAAATGTTCAATCCGGCAAAAGCGTATTCAAAGGTGGTGTAGCTGAATGA
- a CDS encoding TolC family protein, with amino-acid sequence MKAKAISSIIIGFLILLNANTLSPVKATNELGLESAIETALSNSKEVKLYDDKITYAKQRYDLAYAKSASAMAKGWDDDTELISNKKEELLYPLQRKNQIDQLIWEKQNIAESLELDITKAYYEILNKNTLITLREKAVKRLQNELEIKKKQVKSGTDVQSTVTSLQISINQEQQKVNGLIRDRDVLKIKLNGMLGLDLNSVITLKKVDIPVNNIDNINIEKIAEEQIVKSHDIIKAKKDLEEARLEYDIVKKYSYKPDTNGIEEVEDRVLDAEYALEEMGKDLNVKILSDFNSLMNLRDDIEINRLEYEKTEKLAEVASVKHKLGQITLVDYEKVKASEDEAKIALEIAKLDFLIAYENFNRIV; translated from the coding sequence ATGAAGGCAAAGGCTATTAGTAGTATAATAATTGGTTTTTTAATTCTGCTTAACGCAAATACGTTAAGTCCAGTAAAAGCTACAAATGAATTAGGTTTGGAGTCTGCTATCGAAACAGCACTGAGTAACAGTAAAGAAGTAAAACTATACGACGATAAGATTACATATGCAAAGCAAAGATATGATTTGGCATATGCAAAATCAGCCTCTGCAATGGCTAAGGGCTGGGATGATGATACGGAACTGATATCAAATAAAAAGGAAGAGCTGTTGTATCCGTTACAGAGAAAAAATCAAATAGACCAACTGATATGGGAAAAGCAAAATATAGCAGAGTCACTGGAACTAGACATTACAAAGGCATATTATGAAATATTAAATAAAAATACACTGATAACTTTACGCGAAAAGGCAGTAAAACGACTCCAAAATGAATTGGAAATTAAAAAGAAGCAGGTGAAGAGTGGTACAGATGTCCAAAGTACTGTTACCAGTCTTCAGATATCGATAAATCAGGAACAGCAGAAAGTTAACGGTCTGATAAGAGACAGAGATGTCCTGAAAATAAAATTAAACGGTATGCTGGGTCTGGATTTAAACAGTGTAATTACACTTAAAAAGGTTGATATTCCGGTTAACAATATAGATAACATTAACATAGAAAAAATAGCAGAAGAACAGATTGTAAAAAGCCATGATATTATAAAGGCGAAAAAAGACCTTGAGGAAGCTCGTCTGGAATACGATATAGTAAAAAAATATTCATACAAGCCGGATACAAATGGAATTGAAGAAGTTGAAGACCGTGTACTTGATGCTGAATATGCTCTGGAAGAGATGGGGAAAGATTTAAATGTAAAGATACTCTCAGACTTTAATAGTCTTATGAATCTTCGTGATGATATAGAAATAAACAGGCTTGAATATGAAAAGACAGAGAAGCTTGCGGAGGTAGCATCGGTTAAGCACAAGTTAGGGCAAATTACTTTAGTAGATTACGAAAAGGTAAAGGCTAGTGAAGATGAGGCAAAAATAGCACTTGAAATAGCAAAATTAGATTTTTTAATTGCATATGAAAACTTCAATAGAATAGTTTAA
- the murI gene encoding glutamate racemase: MNADKIGFLDSGFGGITVLSEALRQLPKENYIYYADIEHVPYGTKTKEEVRQYVFQAVEFMVSQGIKALVVACNTATSIAVRELRNMYEFPILGMEPAVKPAVQNGNGKRVLVLATALTLREEKFHNLVQRVDQEHVVDYLPFPELVELAENMVFDYEKVIPVIKKKLDGYNLNNYKTFVLGCTHFPIYINAFKEVLPPFIDIIDGSEGTIRYLKLLLEERHLISTNINGGNIVFFDSGRLIQNKDRLNTFKWLISHC, translated from the coding sequence ATGAACGCCGACAAAATAGGTTTTTTGGATTCCGGCTTTGGCGGGATAACAGTTTTAAGTGAGGCATTGAGACAGCTTCCCAAAGAAAATTACATATATTATGCAGATATAGAGCACGTACCCTATGGAACAAAAACAAAGGAAGAGGTAAGGCAGTATGTGTTTCAAGCGGTTGAATTTATGGTTAGTCAGGGAATAAAAGCTCTTGTCGTGGCATGTAATACGGCTACAAGTATAGCTGTCAGGGAACTCAGAAACATGTATGAGTTTCCTATTTTAGGCATGGAACCGGCAGTTAAGCCTGCCGTTCAGAATGGAAACGGGAAAAGGGTTCTTGTCCTTGCAACTGCACTGACACTGAGGGAAGAAAAATTTCATAATTTGGTCCAGAGAGTGGATCAGGAACATGTGGTGGATTATCTGCCTTTCCCTGAACTGGTTGAACTGGCTGAAAATATGGTATTTGATTATGAGAAGGTAATACCTGTTATAAAAAAGAAACTGGATGGCTACAACCTAAATAATTATAAAACCTTCGTTTTAGGGTGTACCCATTTCCCTATATATATAAATGCTTTCAAGGAGGTACTTCCTCCGTTTATTGACATAATAGATGGAAGTGAAGGAACAATCAGATATCTCAAACTGTTGCTTGAGGAAAGGCATCTGATCAGTACAAATATTAATGGTGGAAATATAGTTTTTTTTGATTCAGGCAGGCTAATACAAAATAAAGATAGGTTAAATACATTTAAGTGGTTAATTTCCCACTGCTAA
- a CDS encoding TolC family protein has product MYKKIILIILLFSVTFSSVNIYAQEKSTTTLNLKDATQLAVKNSRQLTRLGKTIKDLRRKYEGSYAVDVLNTDRYVMVDRLNELYAKLTSQKLMSLNEQGELLMLYTVLNDTEAVKNIKLEPYINSKDFPDAAACAAIVKSCLNKELTYLSIEDSIRQAFDSILSLKQGIYITQKSYELQKQRFNKAEKDLKNGTISEIDRLTIETEYKKQGLELKKLKRTLQNLEMSFKRQLGISLDTDIALVPYKSNPVYRIDKYENYLERALMNRYEITSLKMDLKAAEIQLYTFNLIYSFEFSTSELDLYKRNMELQIPGINNEIKEKQVAVEQELKRAYADLVDKRKTMENSKLSLETKKKSFEASKVLYKAGTLSSLDYNTAGVSVEMAQNDYDTKVREFDYSVYKFKNSYNIGPSYK; this is encoded by the coding sequence ATGTACAAAAAAATAATACTAATTATATTATTATTCTCAGTTACTTTTTCGTCTGTAAATATATATGCCCAAGAGAAAAGCACAACTACTTTAAATCTTAAAGATGCAACACAGCTTGCGGTGAAAAATAGCAGACAGTTGACCCGTCTTGGAAAAACAATCAAGGATCTGAGAAGGAAATATGAAGGCTCATATGCCGTTGACGTACTCAACACTGACCGATATGTAATGGTAGACAGACTCAATGAACTTTATGCAAAGTTAACTTCACAAAAACTCATGAGTCTTAATGAGCAAGGTGAGCTGCTGATGCTTTACACAGTTTTAAATGACACTGAAGCGGTCAAAAATATAAAACTTGAGCCGTATATTAATTCAAAGGATTTTCCGGATGCTGCGGCATGTGCAGCAATTGTAAAGAGCTGCTTAAATAAGGAATTAACATATTTATCTATAGAGGATAGTATAAGACAAGCATTCGATTCAATATTGAGTCTCAAGCAGGGTATTTATATAACACAGAAGTCATATGAATTACAAAAGCAGAGATTTAATAAAGCAGAAAAAGATCTTAAAAATGGAACAATTTCAGAAATTGACAGATTAACAATTGAAACAGAATATAAGAAACAGGGTCTTGAATTAAAGAAGCTGAAAAGGACACTGCAAAATTTGGAGATGTCCTTTAAAAGACAACTGGGAATCAGTTTGGACACAGATATTGCACTTGTGCCATATAAATCAAATCCTGTTTATAGGATAGATAAATATGAAAATTATCTGGAAAGAGCACTGATGAACAGATATGAGATTACTTCTCTTAAAATGGACTTAAAGGCAGCCGAAATACAGTTATATACATTTAACCTGATATATTCATTTGAATTTAGTACTTCCGAACTAGACCTTTATAAAAGGAATATGGAGCTACAGATACCTGGTATAAACAATGAGATAAAGGAAAAGCAGGTTGCAGTGGAACAGGAACTGAAAAGAGCATACGCAGACCTTGTGGACAAGCGTAAGACAATGGAGAATTCAAAGTTATCCTTGGAGACTAAAAAGAAAAGCTTCGAAGCTTCAAAGGTGCTTTATAAGGCTGGTACACTGAGTAGCTTGGATTATAATACTGCCGGGGTTTCGGTTGAAATGGCTCAAAATGACTATGACACGAAGGTAAGGGAGTTCGATTATTCGGTGTATAAGTTCAAGAACTCTTATAATATCGGCCCTAGTTACAAATAA
- a CDS encoding S-layer homology domain-containing protein, translating to MYIRRKLSVVLALVICLLSFTQAFAFGNEDSMTVDEKATALNKISLLTGTTTGFNLDGYLTRAEATTFIVKLLGKAEYVNQEKDSLRISRFPDVVQSAWYAPYVGYCSESGIIGGYPNGNFGPNDRLNEKAFLTMVLKAIGYSEFTGSEVYTKAYEAGLVTDNSYLDKTDVNSEYKRGDVVTLLYHTLSISPNGSQVSVLKTLVSSGAVKINSAISAGLLSEADKLEITEVIPQSAMTLIVKFNKEIQKLTADDVQINTFGNDSEVLNASIVKQEGNTLTVKTALQVPQKNYYFKINNVSDLDDNIKLPYVEAAFPGYIQKEILSDFFKISSIKPVSKNAINIYFTQPVNINAEDPTFYSIFDGDNEIVKGSAGTIAVKALDSQKNAVSLTLKGISLAPDKEYRIKVSGDLNSEYGVRLGEAEGDSGTFISINEDNVEFAVDKIYALNSKTIRIDFNKQVNPTLAQQIYNYSLTSQSDYQIQITKAVVAPDVSSNGKSILLTINGGLDSSQEYKLMINNLNDISRQQSITERQYSFSGKYTDSGVLSVSDIKVIDTGTLDIYFNRELDSETAAVSNNYTFIGITNAMYSSIPVKAYFDPQQPKKVRLFLGSDNQFKYKDNYRLVVQAALKDYMGNPVGTLLYASFPCNTDIKAVKPNISNAVIIAKDAVKLTFSRELSLETPNILNSNYVLEYSDGVNTIKKIPISVNYINATTMILKFDKLDFNNRYTIRFTSLKDISGMYKSSGSEFNPVQVIMGSDK from the coding sequence ATGTACATAAGAAGAAAATTATCTGTAGTATTGGCTTTGGTTATTTGCCTACTATCTTTTACGCAGGCTTTTGCGTTTGGTAATGAGGATAGTATGACAGTAGACGAAAAAGCAACAGCATTGAACAAGATTTCATTATTAACGGGAACAACTACAGGTTTCAATCTTGACGGATATTTGACAAGAGCTGAGGCAACCACTTTTATAGTGAAGCTATTGGGCAAGGCTGAATATGTTAACCAGGAAAAAGACAGTCTGAGGATATCCCGCTTTCCGGATGTAGTACAGTCTGCATGGTATGCTCCATATGTAGGATACTGCAGTGAGAGCGGTATTATTGGTGGATATCCCAACGGGAATTTTGGCCCAAATGACAGATTAAATGAGAAGGCATTTTTGACAATGGTTTTAAAAGCGATAGGGTATAGTGAATTTACAGGAAGTGAAGTATATACAAAGGCATATGAAGCAGGACTTGTGACAGACAACTCATATCTTGATAAGACAGATGTAAACAGCGAGTATAAGCGTGGTGACGTGGTAACACTGCTTTATCACACACTCAGCATAAGCCCCAATGGTTCTCAGGTATCAGTTCTGAAAACACTTGTAAGCAGTGGTGCGGTCAAAATTAATTCAGCGATATCAGCAGGCTTACTTTCTGAAGCCGATAAATTGGAAATAACAGAAGTAATTCCACAGAGTGCCATGACACTGATTGTAAAATTTAATAAGGAAATTCAGAAGCTGACGGCAGATGATGTCCAAATAAATACCTTCGGTAATGACAGTGAAGTACTCAATGCCTCCATTGTTAAACAGGAAGGAAATACACTAACAGTAAAAACTGCTTTACAGGTTCCGCAAAAGAATTATTATTTTAAAATAAATAATGTATCGGATCTGGATGATAATATTAAGCTCCCGTATGTTGAGGCGGCATTTCCGGGATATATACAGAAGGAGATACTTTCTGATTTCTTTAAAATAAGCAGTATAAAGCCTGTAAGCAAGAATGCAATTAATATCTATTTTACACAGCCGGTTAATATTAATGCCGAAGATCCAACCTTTTACTCAATTTTTGATGGCGATAATGAGATAGTAAAAGGTAGTGCAGGTACTATAGCGGTAAAGGCTCTAGATTCTCAAAAAAATGCGGTTTCATTGACACTAAAAGGGATAAGCCTTGCACCAGACAAAGAATACAGGATAAAGGTTTCAGGTGATCTGAACAGTGAATACGGTGTTCGTTTGGGAGAAGCAGAGGGTGACTCTGGGACATTTATAAGTATAAATGAAGATAATGTGGAATTTGCTGTAGATAAAATATATGCATTAAATAGCAAGACTATAAGGATTGATTTTAATAAGCAGGTTAATCCTACTCTTGCACAGCAGATATACAATTACAGCCTTACTTCACAAAGTGATTATCAGATTCAGATTACCAAGGCTGTAGTTGCACCTGACGTGTCCAGCAACGGGAAAAGTATACTTTTGACCATAAATGGCGGATTGGATTCCTCCCAGGAATATAAGCTTATGATAAATAACCTGAATGATATATCAAGACAGCAAAGCATTACCGAAAGACAATACTCATTTTCCGGGAAATACACTGACAGCGGTGTTTTGAGTGTTTCTGATATAAAGGTTATCGATACCGGTACACTGGATATTTATTTTAACCGCGAGTTGGATAGTGAAACAGCTGCGGTAAGCAATAACTACACATTTATAGGTATTACAAATGCAATGTATTCATCAATACCTGTCAAGGCATATTTTGACCCTCAGCAGCCAAAAAAAGTACGCCTATTCCTTGGAAGTGACAACCAGTTTAAATACAAGGATAATTACAGGCTTGTTGTGCAGGCTGCTTTGAAGGACTACATGGGTAATCCTGTTGGGACATTGTTATACGCATCTTTTCCGTGCAATACAGATATAAAAGCAGTCAAACCCAATATCAGTAATGCGGTTATAATTGCAAAGGATGCCGTTAAATTGACCTTTTCAAGAGAGCTATCTCTAGAAACTCCCAACATACTGAATTCAAACTATGTGTTAGAGTATAGTGATGGTGTAAATACCATTAAAAAGATACCAATTTCTGTAAACTATATTAATGCTACTACAATGATACTCAAGTTTGATAAACTAGACTTTAATAACAGATATACAATTCGGTTTACATCATTAAAGGATATCTCAGGAATGTATAAGTCATCAGGGTCTGAATTTAATCCTGTTCAGGTAATAATGGGTTCGGACAAATAG
- the glgD gene encoding glucose-1-phosphate adenylyltransferase subunit GlgD translates to MKNVMGIIMSGGRNTKLKELSTMRSSPAVPVGGKYRAIDFILSNMVNSGITNIGVIAQYSFRSLMDHLGSGKEWDLDRKTDGLFLFPPFLSDEGTGWYRGTADAMYNNLTFLKRSNEEYVLISQGNCIFTTTFDDMLKAHKEKDADITVAYREMNDIPIEELANMGIMQLDSSSRVIDFQEKPMHPNTLNGSLGIYMIKRELLISLLEESVAHGYYDFVLDIIIKMLHKLKIYGYKYSGYWRSISTVQMYYKCNMELLDPVVNNELLGNLKIYTKVKDEAPAKYNEEAEVKNSIIADGCIIEGTVENSVLFRGVTVKRGAVVKDSIIMQGSVVEENSALNYAILDKSVVLSKSKCLKGEKTWPIIIGKNVVV, encoded by the coding sequence ATGAAAAACGTAATGGGAATAATAATGTCCGGTGGACGCAACACAAAGCTCAAGGAGCTTTCAACCATGCGATCCAGTCCGGCAGTGCCTGTAGGAGGTAAATACAGGGCGATAGATTTTATCCTTTCAAACATGGTAAACTCTGGAATTACCAATATAGGTGTAATAGCACAGTACAGTTTCAGGTCGTTGATGGATCACCTTGGTTCAGGCAAGGAATGGGACCTAGACAGAAAAACAGATGGCCTTTTCCTTTTTCCTCCGTTTTTGTCCGATGAAGGAACTGGATGGTATAGAGGTACGGCTGACGCAATGTACAACAACCTGACTTTTCTTAAAAGAAGTAATGAGGAATATGTTCTGATTTCTCAAGGAAATTGCATATTTACCACAACGTTTGACGATATGCTCAAAGCCCATAAGGAAAAAGATGCAGATATAACAGTAGCGTATCGTGAGATGAATGATATACCGATTGAGGAACTGGCAAACATGGGCATAATGCAGCTAGACAGTTCATCCAGAGTAATTGATTTTCAGGAAAAGCCAATGCATCCTAATACACTCAATGGTTCGCTGGGTATTTATATGATAAAAAGGGAACTGTTGATTTCCCTTCTTGAGGAAAGTGTCGCACACGGGTATTATGACTTTGTACTTGATATTATAATAAAAATGCTCCATAAGCTAAAAATATACGGATATAAATACAGCGGATATTGGAGAAGTATATCTACGGTCCAGATGTATTATAAGTGCAATATGGAATTGCTTGACCCTGTTGTAAACAACGAGTTGCTGGGTAATTTGAAAATATATACAAAGGTCAAGGATGAAGCACCTGCCAAATACAATGAAGAAGCAGAGGTTAAAAACTCCATTATAGCAGACGGCTGCATTATTGAAGGAACAGTTGAGAACAGCGTACTTTTCAGAGGTGTTACAGTTAAACGAGGTGCTGTCGTAAAAGACAGTATTATAATGCAGGGAAGTGTTGTTGAAGAGAATTCAGCTCTTAACTATGCCATACTTGATAAAAGCGTGGTACTTTCAAAAAGCAAATGCCTTAAAGGTGAAAAGACATGGCCTATTATTATCGGAAAGAATGTTGTTGTATAA
- a CDS encoding Ig-like domain-containing protein produces the protein MRNLRKLTAVVIAVALVLTSMTAAFAASGSYEFEDQATVLKDLGIWQGDTTGDLMLGEDLTRAQGAVLVLKTVLGKTDKDMEAADVSKIASFDDADEVPAWAEGWVALAVQEGVMKGGNNKLAAGDPLKGKDLASMFMNALGFAAENDYATSVELLAAKSAGKILVAIADDITDADLTRDAASAVVFDTLTVKAKDATKTVVEVLVGTDATKKAVAEKAGLIVAPAAQTVTDVKPLNLKQVQITFAKDLVKADAEKIANYVVTEGTTDKATGGSVALQADGKSVIVTLGQGITNGATAVVEVKNFATYKSDAVKFEDSTVPTVLGVTVSGPNTLTVEYSEPVQLKSSTTPVTDAISGGEYKIDGGNYILTDIEININKVTLTVGVPLTEGAHKVSFESKGFIFDYAGYNVLPKTVEFTVTNDNTAPVLTLKSADPKQIVLTSNKPLKEDSVKSGNVRYRHTYNTDTYVVKGNDTKTVDLETISKVTLTDSGTTLTIDFSGNVIPLGATNLYIGYDDANGTQIQDLWGNKLPATTIPLNITLDTVKPTVTEVKFDNTLQLTVVFSEKLNKASAEDKGNYVIKDSAGKVIAVTGATLVNDDSLNKVQLAFTEELGGGSYTIEIKGVKDDAFVNNAMDTYTSTLNFTDKVAPKVTVASARIVISKDSANNADKKASIYIPFSEQMDPTTLVKANFMKAIGDPLSIDTKFVALGDNDTVTPAADGKSVTIVLDKNADAFVYDQVQIKVGLVKDVAGNTLATYVQDVKPAKDAIKIEKVEAIAKKQIKVTFDGRLSTITAKGFKLANEAGEQIALSVASVALNDDGKSVVVFNLGAELKEDATYANKEAVTVVLLSVDEAVALDTKSYLGAVISTSSETASDVIVPTVDTTTVMADGTIQVTFFEKIDASTLAAKTLNGFSVSGDVKIKSVGASGKVITLTPEDGKKFSDSTVVKYNSVAGITDESGNKVADFEKTAKK, from the coding sequence ATGAGAAATCTCAGAAAGCTTACTGCAGTTGTTATAGCCGTAGCATTGGTACTAACATCTATGACTGCTGCATTCGCTGCTTCAGGTTCATATGAATTTGAAGATCAAGCAACAGTACTTAAGGATCTTGGCATTTGGCAGGGAGACACTACCGGTGACTTGATGCTTGGTGAAGATTTAACTAGAGCACAAGGTGCTGTATTAGTACTAAAGACCGTATTAGGAAAGACTGACAAAGATATGGAAGCTGCAGATGTTTCCAAAATCGCAAGCTTTGATGATGCTGACGAAGTTCCAGCATGGGCTGAAGGTTGGGTAGCTCTTGCTGTTCAAGAAGGCGTTATGAAGGGTGGCAACAACAAGTTAGCTGCTGGCGATCCTTTAAAGGGAAAAGATCTGGCATCTATGTTCATGAACGCTCTTGGTTTTGCAGCTGAGAACGATTATGCTACATCAGTTGAATTGTTAGCTGCTAAGTCAGCTGGTAAAATTCTTGTAGCTATCGCTGATGATATTACTGATGCAGATCTTACAAGAGATGCTGCTTCCGCAGTAGTATTCGACACTTTAACTGTTAAGGCTAAAGATGCAACTAAGACAGTTGTTGAAGTTTTAGTTGGAACTGACGCTACTAAGAAGGCAGTTGCTGAAAAAGCTGGTTTGATAGTTGCTCCAGCTGCTCAGACAGTTACTGACGTTAAGCCTTTAAACTTGAAGCAGGTTCAAATTACATTTGCAAAAGACCTTGTAAAGGCTGATGCAGAAAAGATAGCAAACTATGTTGTAACTGAAGGTACAACTGACAAAGCTACAGGTGGAAGTGTTGCTCTTCAGGCTGATGGAAAGTCAGTTATAGTAACATTGGGCCAGGGTATCACAAATGGTGCAACTGCTGTTGTTGAAGTAAAGAATTTTGCTACATACAAAAGTGATGCTGTGAAGTTTGAAGACTCTACTGTACCTACAGTACTTGGTGTTACAGTATCTGGTCCAAACACTCTTACTGTAGAATATAGTGAACCAGTTCAACTTAAGTCATCTACGACACCTGTAACAGATGCTATCTCTGGTGGAGAATACAAGATTGATGGTGGAAACTATATCCTTACTGATATTGAAATAAATATTAATAAGGTTACTTTAACAGTAGGTGTTCCACTAACAGAGGGTGCACACAAGGTAAGCTTTGAGTCAAAGGGATTCATATTTGACTATGCAGGATACAATGTACTGCCTAAGACTGTTGAATTCACAGTAACAAATGATAACACAGCTCCTGTACTTACATTAAAGTCAGCTGATCCGAAGCAAATAGTTTTGACTTCTAACAAGCCTTTGAAAGAAGATAGTGTTAAGAGCGGTAACGTTAGATACAGACATACATACAATACTGACACATATGTTGTAAAAGGTAACGATACAAAAACAGTTGATTTAGAGACTATTAGTAAAGTTACTCTCACTGATTCAGGAACCACACTTACAATTGACTTCTCAGGTAATGTAATACCATTGGGAGCAACTAATCTCTATATTGGATATGATGATGCAAATGGCACTCAAATTCAGGACTTATGGGGAAATAAATTACCAGCTACAACTATTCCTTTGAACATAACTCTGGATACTGTTAAACCAACAGTTACAGAAGTTAAGTTTGATAATACATTGCAGTTAACAGTTGTTTTCTCAGAAAAACTAAATAAGGCATCAGCAGAAGATAAAGGAAACTATGTAATCAAAGATTCAGCTGGAAAGGTTATAGCTGTTACGGGTGCAACACTTGTTAATGACGATTCACTTAATAAGGTACAGCTTGCGTTTACAGAAGAATTGGGTGGTGGATCCTATACTATCGAAATAAAGGGTGTTAAGGATGACGCTTTTGTAAATAATGCAATGGACACTTATACATCAACATTGAACTTTACTGATAAAGTTGCTCCAAAAGTAACTGTTGCTTCAGCAAGAATTGTTATCAGTAAAGATTCAGCAAATAATGCAGACAAGAAGGCATCCATCTACATTCCATTCAGTGAACAAATGGATCCTACTACTCTTGTGAAGGCTAACTTCATGAAGGCAATTGGTGACCCTTTATCAATAGATACTAAGTTCGTAGCTTTGGGTGACAACGATACAGTTACTCCTGCTGCTGACGGAAAGTCAGTTACAATTGTGTTAGATAAGAATGCTGATGCTTTCGTATATGATCAAGTTCAGATCAAGGTTGGTCTTGTAAAAGATGTTGCAGGAAATACTCTGGCAACTTATGTTCAAGATGTAAAACCTGCAAAGGATGCTATAAAAATCGAAAAGGTTGAAGCTATAGCTAAAAAGCAGATAAAGGTTACATTTGATGGTAGACTTTCTACAATAACTGCTAAAGGATTTAAACTCGCAAATGAAGCTGGTGAGCAAATCGCGTTGTCAGTTGCAAGTGTGGCATTGAACGACGATGGAAAGTCAGTAGTTGTATTCAACCTTGGAGCAGAACTCAAAGAGGATGCAACATATGCTAATAAAGAAGCTGTAACAGTAGTATTGTTGTCTGTTGATGAAGCTGTTGCTTTGGATACTAAATCATACTTAGGTGCGGTTATTTCAACTAGTTCTGAAACCGCTTCAGACGTAATTGTTCCTACTGTTGATACAACAACGGTTATGGCTGATGGTACTATTCAAGTTACATTCTTTGAGAAAATTGATGCTTCAACTTTAGCAGCTAAAACATTAAATGGTTTCTCAGTATCAGGAGATGTTAAGATAAAATCAGTTGGCGCTTCAGGTAAGGTAATAACTCTTACACCTGAAGATGGTAAGAAGTTCTCAGACTCAACTGTTGTTAAATACAACTCAGTTGCTGGAATTACTGATGAATCTGGAAACAAGGTTGCTGACTTCGAAAAAACAGCTAAAAAATAA